The Desmonostoc muscorum LEGE 12446 genome includes a region encoding these proteins:
- a CDS encoding Uma2 family endonuclease: MTASVEQNFDKGARIPPLESGDRLTRQEFEHRYTAMPHIKKAELIEGIVYVASPLRFNSHGKPHANLIGWLWNYKIATPGVELGDNATVRLDLDNEPQPDVVLLINETLGGQARISDDDYIEGAPELIAEVAASSAANDLHDKKKVYRRNGVKEYIVWRILENQVDWFCLENGEYISLEPDINNVIKSRIFPGLWLDIQALCTGEMTKVLTVLQEGLSSTEHAQFVQSLA; encoded by the coding sequence ATGACAGCATCGGTAGAACAAAACTTTGATAAAGGTGCAAGAATTCCGCCATTAGAAAGTGGGGATAGACTCACTCGCCAGGAATTTGAGCATCGATATACTGCTATGCCCCATATTAAAAAAGCAGAATTAATAGAAGGAATCGTCTACGTGGCATCACCTCTGCGCTTTAATAGTCATGGGAAACCTCATGCAAATCTTATAGGCTGGTTGTGGAATTACAAAATTGCCACTCCTGGGGTTGAGTTGGGTGATAACGCGACAGTACGTCTGGATTTAGATAATGAACCACAGCCTGATGTTGTATTGTTGATTAATGAAACTTTGGGTGGACAAGCACGTATTAGTGATGATGATTATATTGAAGGTGCGCCAGAATTAATCGCCGAAGTAGCAGCCAGCAGCGCTGCTAATGATTTACATGATAAGAAAAAAGTTTACCGTCGCAACGGTGTCAAAGAATATATTGTCTGGCGAATATTAGAAAATCAAGTAGATTGGTTCTGCCTAGAAAATGGTGAATACATATCACTAGAACCAGATATAAATAATGTGATTAAAAGTCGTATTTTTCCTGGCTTATGGTTGGATATACAGGCGTTATGTACAGGGGAAATGACAAAAGTATTAACGGTGTTGCAAGAAGGATTGAGTAGTACAGAACATGCACAGTTTGTGCAAAGTTTAGCATAG
- a CDS encoding type II toxin-antitoxin system VapC family toxin has product MNLLLDTHTFIWYVTDNSKLSNQVLELINDENNQILMSIASLWEIAIKQSIGKLTFNQPQPFETFIIEQLNLNDFSLLDIKFSHLAVVSTLLLHHRDPFDRLLVAVSIVENTPMLNADTIFDAYPIRRLW; this is encoded by the coding sequence ATGAACTTGTTATTGGATACACATACTTTTATTTGGTATGTAACAGACAATTCAAAACTCAGTAATCAAGTACTAGAGTTAATCAATGATGAAAATAATCAAATTTTGATGAGTATAGCTAGTCTTTGGGAAATAGCGATTAAGCAGAGTATAGGCAAGCTTACTTTTAATCAGCCTCAGCCATTTGAGACATTCATAATTGAACAACTCAACCTTAATGATTTCAGTTTACTAGATATCAAATTCAGCCACCTTGCTGTTGTTTCTACACTGCTTTTACATCATCGCGATCCATTTGACAGACTATTAGTTGCAGTGTCGATAGTAGAGAATACACCGATGCTGAATGCTGATACAATTTTCGATGCATATCCAATTCGGCGTTTGTGGTAG
- a CDS encoding type II toxin-antitoxin system Phd/YefM family antitoxin: MQQINLAEASQHLPDLVEAALSGEEIIIIKDNQPVVKLTPLPPVKRRRQPGSAKGLITISDDFDAPLEDFHDYM; this comes from the coding sequence ATGCAGCAAATAAATTTAGCTGAAGCATCCCAACATTTGCCCGATTTAGTTGAAGCAGCACTCAGTGGTGAAGAAATCATCATTATCAAAGATAATCAACCTGTTGTAAAGTTAACTCCTCTGCCCCCAGTTAAACGCCGTCGTCAACCTGGAAGTGCAAAGGGTTTAATTACAATCTCTGACGACTTTGATGCACCTCTAGAGGATTTTCATGACTATATGTAA